A genomic region of Gemmata massiliana contains the following coding sequences:
- a CDS encoding GIY-YIG nuclease family protein, whose translation MSLTAQRPFSIHIFLPDGTPDGVRVVEKDNWLGVGLVCPRARFPDAKSRPEFNRPGVYALIGPSEESDLPKVYIGQGDTALPRLEQHFSKKDFWTSLILFVSQTDFLDKTRIEYLESRLCALAGEAKRCVLDNKQAPQLPTLSEAAQAAVNGFLEEMLPIYPLLGVTAFEKPQVMRVEVTHYVLRARGIEARGYEEGSGFVVLAGSQVANDFVPSAATYLQTLRAALQEQGVIADRGDGLKLTQDYTFDSPSTAAGVVIGRTVNGRETWRDEAGKTLKENQSHGTEGNGETV comes from the coding sequence ATGAGCCTCACTGCCCAACGCCCATTCTCCATTCACATATTCCTTCCTGATGGCACGCCCGACGGGGTCCGGGTCGTCGAGAAGGACAACTGGCTGGGCGTGGGGTTGGTATGCCCGCGCGCCCGGTTTCCGGACGCCAAATCACGGCCCGAGTTCAACAGGCCGGGGGTGTACGCACTCATCGGCCCGTCCGAAGAGAGCGACCTACCTAAGGTGTACATCGGCCAGGGGGATACCGCACTCCCGCGCCTCGAACAGCACTTTTCCAAGAAGGACTTTTGGACCTCGCTGATTCTGTTCGTGAGCCAGACCGACTTTCTCGACAAGACCCGCATCGAGTACCTCGAATCGCGCCTCTGTGCTCTGGCGGGCGAGGCCAAGCGGTGCGTGTTGGACAACAAGCAGGCTCCGCAACTCCCGACTCTCTCAGAAGCGGCGCAAGCCGCCGTAAACGGGTTCCTCGAAGAGATGCTGCCCATTTATCCGCTGCTCGGTGTCACGGCGTTCGAGAAGCCGCAGGTGATGCGTGTGGAGGTGACCCACTACGTCCTGCGGGCAAGGGGCATCGAAGCCCGCGGCTACGAGGAAGGAAGCGGCTTTGTCGTACTGGCAGGGTCGCAGGTGGCGAATGATTTCGTGCCATCGGCTGCGACTTACCTCCAAACACTTCGCGCTGCGTTACAAGAACAAGGAGTCATCGCCGACCGCGGAGACGGACTGAAGCTGACTCAAGACTACACGTTCGACTCTCCTTCGACCGCAGCCGGGGTGGTAATCGGACGCACTGTAAACGGCCGTGAGACATGGCGCGATGAAGCCGGGAAAACGCTGAAAGAGAACCAGAGCCACGGCACAGAGGGCAACGGAGAGACCGTGTAA
- a CDS encoding GatB/YqeY domain-containing protein: MSLHDELKNRVTAAVKGGDTLTRDALRTVLGEAQAEAVRRKTEATDEVVLAVVKKTVAGLKETIPLAKQAGRDTTQQEAELALLELLLPKSWDQETIAAALAPHRDELRAAKNDGQAMGVAMKILKSKGAVTNPEDVKVAVAATRSEHP; this comes from the coding sequence ATGAGTCTGCACGACGAACTGAAGAATCGCGTCACCGCCGCTGTGAAGGGCGGGGACACGTTGACCCGGGACGCGTTGCGAACGGTGCTCGGGGAGGCACAGGCCGAAGCCGTTCGGCGCAAGACCGAAGCCACGGACGAAGTCGTCCTCGCCGTCGTGAAGAAAACGGTCGCCGGGCTGAAGGAGACGATTCCCCTGGCGAAGCAAGCGGGCCGTGACACCACCCAGCAGGAAGCAGAACTGGCTCTACTAGAATTGCTTTTGCCCAAGTCCTGGGACCAAGAGACCATCGCCGCCGCGCTCGCCCCGCACCGGGACGAACTGCGCGCGGCCAAAAACGACGGGCAGGCAATGGGGGTGGCGATGAAGATACTCAAATCAAAGGGAGCGGTCACCAACCCGGAAGATGTCAAAGTAGCGGTTGCAGCGACGCGGTCTGAACATCCCTGA
- a CDS encoding response regulator, translating into MSDSPRAPLSVLVVDDLPDVAESVADLLTVCGHKVRTASCGTDALYAARLEAPDVVLLDIGLPGMSGWDVARRLRAQSTGKQPVVVAVTGYGTDRDRVCSADAGIDLHLTKPADPAQLTALLARVRGWLRPERSKGTAPSSIEAA; encoded by the coding sequence ATGAGTGATTCCCCGCGTGCTCCCCTTTCCGTTCTCGTCGTCGATGACCTCCCGGACGTGGCCGAGTCGGTCGCCGATTTGCTGACCGTGTGCGGGCACAAGGTGCGCACCGCGTCGTGCGGCACCGACGCGCTCTACGCGGCCCGTTTGGAGGCGCCGGACGTCGTTCTGCTGGACATCGGGCTGCCGGGAATGAGCGGATGGGATGTCGCACGCCGGCTCCGCGCGCAGTCGACGGGCAAGCAACCGGTGGTCGTTGCGGTTACCGGATACGGTACGGACCGGGACCGGGTGTGCTCGGCGGACGCGGGTATCGACCTGCACCTCACTAAGCCCGCGGACCCGGCCCAACTGACCGCGCTGCTAGCACGCGTTCGCGGTTGGCTCCGGCCAGAGAGGTCGAAGGGAACGGCTCCGAGTTCTATCGAAGCCGCCTGA
- a CDS encoding PAS domain S-box protein, giving the protein MDRIIPCPHTARDVPHLRLVFPDRRTTSTSALLMMSSAHRPEGLQNHESGRSVPSGTFRAFLENSPDMVMLFDPNGAIRYANPSCARFLGYEPAGIFGTDGLSYVHPDDRDRVRTAFVAGSARPGTAFTEMYRVRQKSGSWNWLEARSVNLLAEPGIGSVVTSYRDMTRERNVEDALRAAMQGSLDAVFVLASDRDANGCVTDFVITDVNANGERLIAMDRDHVVGRRLCKVLPVNRTGGYFDRYVRVVETGEPLEEEFPITTDDGRALWLHHQVVRAGDGVVITTRDVTARKNDEGALRRSEEQYRRLFEASPHPMWVFDTGTLGFLAVNDAAVARYGYTRDEFAHMTIKDIRPVEEIPALVADLQAPVRSRVWRHRWKDGTVRLVEVTGHNLEYDGRPGRLVLAHDVTDRQRAENEVRAWKARYEAAVRATGQVLYDWDAGTNRLSWGGNSEATLGYPEPELPADLAGWAELIHPDDRGAFGDEIRRCGTARSPFRLEYRVRRKDGTYITVYDQGHFVPDPNGRLTERVVGFVADVTDRKRLEEQYRQAQKMEAVGQLAGGVAHDFNNLLTVINGYSDIILTMLHAHDPARPMVEAVKRSGDRAADLTRQLLAFGRQQVLQPQVLDLNAVVGETAQMLRRLIGEDVELVTRPGDPLLLVRADPGQVNQVLMNLAVNARDAMPTGGTLTIETRNEVLEAGTAPDGAEMRAGPYVRLSVTDTGTGMTEDVRRHIFEPFFTTKEQGKGTGLGLATVYGIVKQSGGHIEVETVLGHGTTFRVYLPGIGGMTASQSPGESSAPKGAEVVLLVEDEPGVRGLAELALRKQGYTVLSAASAEEAKAVVTGSERPIDLLVTDVVMPGAGGRVLAEWLLTTRPQLQVLYMSGYTDDAVVRHGVEAARVNFIQKPFTPSSLARKVREVLDSRSPHTS; this is encoded by the coding sequence ATGGACCGTATCATTCCGTGCCCGCATACAGCCCGAGACGTTCCGCACTTGAGGCTCGTATTCCCAGACCGTCGGACAACTTCGACGTCCGCTCTGCTCATGATGTCAAGTGCCCACAGACCAGAAGGTTTGCAAAATCACGAATCAGGTCGTTCCGTACCTTCAGGTACGTTCCGGGCCTTTTTGGAGAACAGTCCCGACATGGTCATGCTGTTCGACCCGAACGGGGCCATTCGGTACGCGAACCCGTCCTGTGCTCGGTTCCTGGGCTACGAGCCCGCCGGGATTTTCGGGACCGATGGGCTCAGTTACGTCCACCCGGACGACCGGGACCGCGTCCGAACCGCGTTCGTGGCCGGTTCGGCTCGCCCCGGGACCGCGTTCACCGAGATGTACCGGGTGCGCCAAAAGAGCGGGTCGTGGAACTGGCTCGAAGCCCGGAGTGTGAACCTGCTGGCCGAACCCGGTATCGGGTCCGTGGTCACGAGCTACAGGGACATGACGCGCGAGCGCAACGTCGAGGACGCGCTCCGGGCCGCGATGCAGGGGAGCCTGGACGCGGTGTTCGTGCTGGCCAGTGACCGGGACGCGAACGGGTGCGTCACCGATTTCGTCATCACCGATGTGAACGCGAACGGGGAGCGGCTCATCGCGATGGACCGGGACCACGTGGTCGGCCGGCGCCTGTGCAAGGTGCTCCCGGTGAACCGCACCGGGGGCTACTTCGACCGGTACGTGCGGGTGGTCGAAACGGGCGAGCCCCTGGAAGAAGAGTTCCCGATTACGACCGACGACGGGCGCGCGCTGTGGCTGCACCATCAGGTGGTGCGGGCCGGGGACGGGGTCGTCATCACCACCCGCGATGTGACCGCGCGGAAGAACGACGAGGGCGCGCTGCGCCGCAGCGAGGAGCAGTACCGGCGCCTGTTCGAGGCGAGCCCGCACCCGATGTGGGTGTTCGACACGGGAACCCTCGGGTTCCTGGCGGTCAATGACGCGGCCGTGGCCCGGTACGGGTACACGCGCGACGAGTTCGCGCACATGACCATTAAAGACATCCGCCCCGTGGAAGAAATCCCGGCGCTGGTTGCGGACCTACAGGCCCCGGTCCGCTCCCGGGTGTGGCGCCACCGGTGGAAGGACGGGACCGTGCGCCTGGTCGAGGTCACCGGGCACAACTTGGAATACGACGGGCGCCCCGGGCGCCTGGTCCTGGCCCACGACGTCACCGACCGCCAGCGCGCCGAGAACGAGGTCCGGGCGTGGAAGGCCCGATACGAGGCCGCGGTCCGGGCCACCGGCCAGGTGCTCTACGACTGGGACGCGGGGACCAACCGGTTGTCGTGGGGCGGGAACTCGGAGGCCACCCTCGGGTACCCGGAACCCGAACTGCCGGCCGACCTCGCGGGCTGGGCCGAGCTGATTCACCCGGACGACCGGGGCGCGTTCGGGGACGAAATCAGGCGGTGTGGGACGGCCAGGAGCCCGTTCCGTCTGGAGTACCGGGTGCGCCGCAAGGACGGAACCTACATCACCGTGTACGACCAGGGCCACTTCGTCCCGGACCCGAACGGGAGACTGACCGAGCGCGTGGTCGGGTTCGTGGCCGACGTGACGGACCGCAAGCGCTTGGAGGAACAGTACCGGCAGGCCCAGAAGATGGAGGCGGTGGGGCAGCTCGCGGGCGGGGTCGCCCACGACTTCAACAACCTGCTCACCGTCATCAACGGGTACAGCGACATCATCCTGACCATGCTCCACGCGCACGACCCGGCGCGCCCGATGGTCGAGGCGGTGAAGAGGTCCGGGGACCGGGCCGCAGACCTGACCCGGCAGCTCTTGGCGTTCGGGCGCCAGCAGGTGCTCCAGCCCCAGGTGCTGGACCTGAACGCGGTCGTGGGTGAAACGGCACAGATGCTGCGCCGGCTCATCGGGGAGGACGTCGAACTGGTGACCCGCCCGGGCGACCCGTTGCTCCTGGTCCGCGCGGACCCGGGCCAAGTGAACCAGGTGCTGATGAACCTGGCGGTGAACGCTCGGGACGCGATGCCGACCGGGGGCACTCTGACCATCGAAACCCGGAACGAGGTGCTCGAAGCGGGAACCGCGCCGGACGGAGCGGAGATGCGTGCCGGTCCGTATGTCCGGCTCTCGGTAACTGATACCGGGACCGGGATGACTGAGGACGTGCGGCGCCACATTTTTGAGCCGTTCTTTACTACCAAGGAGCAGGGCAAGGGCACCGGGCTCGGGCTCGCGACCGTGTACGGCATCGTGAAGCAGTCCGGCGGGCACATCGAAGTGGAAACGGTGCTCGGTCACGGGACCACGTTCCGGGTCTATTTGCCCGGTATCGGTGGGATGACGGCGAGCCAGAGCCCGGGCGAGAGTTCGGCCCCGAAGGGTGCCGAGGTCGTGCTCCTGGTCGAGGACGAGCCCGGGGTCCGGGGGCTGGCCGAACTCGCCCTGCGCAAGCAGGGGTACACGGTTCTCAGCGCGGCCAGTGCGGAAGAAGCCAAGGCCGTCGTGACCGGGAGCGAGCGCCCGATAGACTTGCTTGTGACCGACGTGGTGATGCCCGGGGCGGGCGGGCGCGTGCTGGCCGAGTGGCTCCTAACCACCCGCCCGCAGCTACAAGTGCTGTACATGTCGGGGTACACGGACGACGCGGTGGTGCGCCACGGGGTCGAGGCCGCGCGTGTCAACTTCATTCAGAAACCGTTCACCCCGAGTTCGCTCGCCCGCAAGGTGCGCGAGGTTCTCGATTCGCGGTCCCCACACACGAGTTAG
- a CDS encoding hybrid sensor histidine kinase/response regulator → MLQLGARGERVNILVVDDEPANVLALEAVLADLNQNVVRAGSGDEALHRVLETDFAVILMDLRMPGLSGFEAARLIRSRSRSRSTPIIFLTAADGDGFSAAEAYALGAVDYLTKPFVPTVLRAKVAVFVELYQKTEALKAAERERASAAVRESEERLKLAVGIARLGTFDVDLLTGTVVVNEPGQRVFGAGNTHTTFERAQEHFHPDDRDEVMGRVRAAFDPSGPGEFEVEHRVVRPDGEERWLRTRGRAFFAGEGAERKAVRCLGTYLDVTEAKRAEEALRASEEEFRTTFERAGVGKVHADPHTGRIVRVNPAFCALVGYTADELVGRTVGDVSHPDERDASDERFGALVRGDIPQYAVEKRYVRKDGSVLWGRVTATVVRTPNGTPVRVCAIVEDITARKCAEAALADESRRKDEFLATLAHELRNPLAPISSGLELLKLCPADSPGAEKARSRMERQLAHLIRLIDDLMDVSRITRGKLELRRAAVTVGDVIESAVDTSAPALGAARHTLDVRVPAEPLALHADAVRLTQVVSNLLNNAAKYTPPGGRVIVSAERAGSHAVIRVSDTGVGIEPEMLPRVFEMFTQVGKTLDRAQGGLGIGLALVRRLVEMHGGTVTAQSQGAGHGSTFTVRLPLL, encoded by the coding sequence ATGTTGCAACTCGGGGCGCGCGGGGAACGGGTCAACATCCTGGTGGTCGACGACGAGCCCGCGAACGTACTCGCTCTCGAAGCGGTGCTCGCGGACCTGAACCAGAACGTGGTCCGGGCCGGGTCCGGGGACGAAGCATTACACCGGGTCCTGGAAACGGACTTCGCGGTCATCCTCATGGACCTGCGGATGCCCGGGCTGAGCGGGTTCGAGGCCGCTCGACTCATCCGTTCGCGTTCCCGGTCCCGGTCAACGCCAATTATCTTCCTCACGGCCGCGGACGGGGACGGGTTCTCGGCCGCTGAAGCGTACGCGCTCGGGGCCGTCGATTACCTGACCAAGCCGTTCGTCCCGACGGTTCTGCGGGCCAAGGTCGCGGTGTTCGTCGAGCTGTACCAGAAGACCGAGGCGCTGAAAGCGGCCGAGCGCGAGCGGGCGAGTGCGGCCGTGCGCGAGAGCGAGGAGCGCCTCAAGCTGGCGGTGGGTATCGCCCGACTGGGCACGTTCGATGTGGACCTGCTGACCGGTACGGTAGTGGTGAACGAGCCCGGTCAGCGGGTATTCGGGGCAGGCAACACGCACACCACGTTCGAGCGGGCCCAGGAGCACTTCCACCCGGACGACCGGGACGAGGTGATGGGCCGGGTCCGAGCGGCGTTCGACCCGTCCGGGCCGGGCGAGTTCGAGGTCGAGCACCGGGTCGTGCGCCCCGACGGGGAGGAGCGCTGGCTCCGAACCCGGGGGCGCGCGTTCTTTGCGGGCGAGGGGGCCGAGCGGAAGGCGGTCCGGTGCCTGGGCACGTACCTGGACGTGACCGAGGCGAAGCGGGCCGAGGAGGCCCTGCGTGCGAGCGAGGAGGAGTTCCGCACCACGTTCGAGCGCGCCGGGGTCGGGAAGGTGCACGCGGACCCGCACACCGGGCGCATCGTGCGCGTGAACCCGGCGTTCTGTGCGCTCGTGGGGTACACGGCCGACGAGCTGGTAGGCCGGACCGTCGGAGACGTGTCGCACCCGGACGAGCGGGACGCGAGCGACGAGCGGTTCGGGGCCCTGGTGCGCGGGGACATCCCGCAGTACGCGGTCGAGAAGCGGTACGTGCGCAAGGACGGGTCGGTGCTCTGGGGGCGCGTGACGGCGACCGTGGTGCGGACCCCGAACGGAACCCCGGTCCGGGTGTGCGCCATCGTCGAGGACATTACGGCCCGCAAGTGCGCCGAGGCGGCTCTGGCAGACGAGAGCCGGCGCAAGGACGAGTTCCTGGCGACCCTGGCCCACGAGTTGCGGAACCCGTTGGCCCCCATTAGCAGCGGCTTGGAACTCTTAAAACTGTGCCCGGCCGATAGCCCGGGAGCCGAAAAGGCGCGTAGTCGGATGGAGCGCCAGTTGGCCCACCTGATTCGGCTCATCGACGACCTGATGGACGTGTCCCGAATCACCCGGGGCAAGCTCGAGCTGCGCCGGGCGGCGGTGACCGTCGGGGACGTAATCGAGAGCGCCGTGGACACGAGCGCGCCGGCGCTGGGCGCGGCCAGACATACTCTTGATGTGCGGGTGCCGGCCGAGCCCCTGGCGCTCCACGCGGACGCGGTCCGGCTCACGCAGGTGGTGTCGAACCTGTTGAACAATGCGGCCAAGTACACGCCCCCGGGCGGGCGCGTCATAGTGAGTGCCGAGCGTGCCGGGAGCCACGCGGTCATCCGGGTATCGGACACGGGCGTGGGCATCGAGCCCGAGATGCTGCCCCGGGTGTTCGAGATGTTCACCCAGGTGGGCAAGACCCTGGACCGCGCGCAGGGCGGGCTCGGCATCGGATTGGCCTTGGTCCGGCGCCTGGTCGAGATGCACGGGGGCACAGTCACGGCCCAGAGCCAGGGGGCCGGGCACGGGAGCACGTTCACCGTGCGCCTGCCACTCTTGTAG
- a CDS encoding PAS domain-containing protein encodes MNDPQNYRTALDNLPNLVFGAAPDGTVEYMNTRYVEYTGLPLDDLLGWNWGWVVHPADLPNSLDVWAATVRTGTPREVSQRMRRSDGEYRWFLARAEPVRDEDGRVVRWFGTCTDIDESKRLTDQLRGTRMLFRSLVERSPDGEVLVGSDGTVRYANPSAARLLGFTVEELSGTDLWGSVHPDDREAVSAWLERVMLAPGEHLTLVVRFVLRDGSVFVADVLGTNLLPDPDVRALAIQFRRDEAPAQ; translated from the coding sequence GTGAACGACCCGCAGAACTACCGCACCGCCCTGGACAACCTGCCCAACCTCGTGTTCGGTGCCGCCCCCGACGGGACCGTCGAGTACATGAACACCCGGTACGTGGAGTACACGGGCCTGCCCCTGGACGACCTGCTCGGGTGGAACTGGGGCTGGGTCGTCCACCCGGCCGACCTCCCGAACTCGCTCGACGTGTGGGCCGCGACCGTGCGCACCGGGACCCCGCGCGAGGTGTCGCAGCGGATGCGCCGGAGCGATGGTGAGTACCGGTGGTTCCTGGCCCGGGCCGAGCCCGTGCGGGACGAGGACGGGCGCGTGGTCCGGTGGTTCGGCACGTGCACCGACATCGACGAGTCGAAACGCCTCACGGACCAACTCCGGGGCACCCGGATGCTGTTCCGCTCTTTGGTCGAGCGGAGCCCGGACGGGGAGGTGCTGGTCGGGTCCGACGGGACCGTGCGGTACGCGAACCCGAGCGCGGCCCGGCTCCTCGGGTTCACGGTCGAAGAACTCTCGGGCACGGACCTGTGGGGCTCGGTGCACCCGGACGACCGGGAGGCCGTGAGCGCGTGGCTGGAGCGGGTCATGCTGGCCCCGGGCGAGCACCTCACGCTGGTCGTCCGGTTCGTACTTCGGGACGGGTCCGTGTTCGTGGCCGACGTGCTGGGCACAAATCTGCTGCCGGACCCGGACGTGCGGGCCCTGGCGATTCAATTCCGCCGGGATGAGGCCCCGGCCCAGTAG